The Imtechella halotolerans DNA window TCCTATGAAGGTATTGGTATACAGAACCCCTGACATGAAAGATAGAGACACCTATGTTCTTAACTACATCTCTACCTTACTTACTGGTGGAAAAAGCTCTCGTATGTATAAAAAAATGGTTGACGAAAAGAAAATGGCACTTCAGGTGATCGCTTTTGCTGACGCACTAGAAGACTATGGAACCTATATTATGGCAGCATTACCTATAGGCAACATCTCATTAGACGACCTCCAAACTGAAATGGATACTGAAATTGAGCGTATTCAAAACGAACTAATAACGGAAAAAGAATACCAAACAATTCGAAATAAGTTCGAGAATCAATTTGTAAATTCAAATTCAAGCATGGAAGGAATTGCCAATTCATTAGCTAATTACTACCTTTTCTATGGAGATACCAATCTCATTAATAAGGAAATTGAAATTTACCGCTCAATAACTAGAGAAGACATTCAAAGAGTTGCACGGAAATATCTAAATAAAAATCAACGTCTTGAAATGGATTACCTAAAACAATCTACTAAATAATTATTGTTTAAAAATAGAACACATGAAAATCAATATAACTATAATTTTTGCATGTTTGTTTGCGGCTACTCTAGCTAATGCTCAAATTGACCGCTCTCAAATGCCAAAACCAGGACCTACTCCTGTAATCAATTTAGGCACACCAGAAACATTCACTTTAGATAATGGCCTTACTGTCTTAATAGTAGAAAACCATAAATTACCCCGCATATCAATTAGTTTAACATTAGACAATTCTCCCGTTGCTGACGGTAACAAAGCAGGAATATCGTCCTTAACTTCATCACTAATGGGTAATGGCTCAAAAAACATTGCGAAGGATGCCTTTAATCAAGAAGTAGATTTTCTTGGCGCCAGCATTAACCTTTCCACTGAAGGAGGATATGCCCAATCTTTATCAAAATATTTTGAGCGAATTGCGCAACTTATGTCTGATGCAGCAATAAATCCCAATTTTACTCAAGAAGAATTAGACAAAGAGAAAGCAAAACTTATTGAGAACGTGAAATCAGGGGAAAGTAGTGCAGCTTCTGTAGCAAGCCGCGTACGAAATGTGCTTGCTTACGGAAAAAATCACCCCTATGGTGAATATATTACAGAACAAACTATTAACAATGTTTCCTTAAACGATATTAAATCTTATTACTCAGATTTCTTTACACCGGCAAATGCGTATATGGTAGTTTCAGGTGATGTAAAATCGAAGGATGTAAAAAAGATCATAAAGAAATATTTTGGTAGTTGGATCCCAGCCAAGCCCCCTGTATTCGGAATTCCTTCGGCTAATGATGTACAATTCACTCAAATCAATTTTGTAGACATGCCTAATGCAGTTCAATCGGAATTAGCCGTAATGAACATAATTGATTTAAAGATGGCCGATGAAGACTATCATGCTGCCCTTATAACAAATTATATTTTCGGAGGTGCATTTAGCAGTTATATTAATATGAACTTACGTGAAAAAAATGGTTACACCTATGGTGCTAGTTCGTCTACTTCTCAAAACAAATGGACACGAAGTACCTTCAGAGCTACCACTAAAGTGCGTAATGCTGTAACTGATAGTGCCGTAGTTGAAATTCTAAATGAAATGAAACGTATACGCACCGAGTTCGTTTCCGACGAAGATCTATCGAATGCTAAAGCCAAATATTTAGGAAACTTTATAATGGCCACCGAGAACCCTCAAACTATTGCCTCATATGCAATTAATGTTCGAACTCAAAACCTCCCTGCCGATTTCTATGAAAATTTTATCAGTAAAATAAATGCCGTAACCAAAGAAGATGTTCAACGCATAGCTAACAAGTATTTTAAGCTTAATAATGCGCGTATTGTTGTTGTAGGAAAAGGGAGTGAAGTATTGAATTCATTAGAAAACATTACCTATAACGATCGAAAAATTCCAGTTTTCTATTTTGATAAATATGGACAAAAAATAAACAGACCTTCATTTAACAAGCCTATTCCCGAAGGAGCATCAGCTCAAAATGTCCTTAAAGATTATATAGAAGCTATTGGAGGC harbors:
- a CDS encoding M16 family metallopeptidase, which translates into the protein MKINITIIFACLFAATLANAQIDRSQMPKPGPTPVINLGTPETFTLDNGLTVLIVENHKLPRISISLTLDNSPVADGNKAGISSLTSSLMGNGSKNIAKDAFNQEVDFLGASINLSTEGGYAQSLSKYFERIAQLMSDAAINPNFTQEELDKEKAKLIENVKSGESSAASVASRVRNVLAYGKNHPYGEYITEQTINNVSLNDIKSYYSDFFTPANAYMVVSGDVKSKDVKKIIKKYFGSWIPAKPPVFGIPSANDVQFTQINFVDMPNAVQSELAVMNIIDLKMADEDYHAALITNYIFGGAFSSYINMNLREKNGYTYGASSSTSQNKWTRSTFRATTKVRNAVTDSAVVEILNEMKRIRTEFVSDEDLSNAKAKYLGNFIMATENPQTIASYAINVRTQNLPADFYENFISKINAVTKEDVQRIANKYFKLNNARIVVVGKGSEVLNSLENITYNDRKIPVFYFDKYGQKINRPSFNKPIPEGASAQNVLKDYIEAIGGEATLSKINSIYFTADAEVQGMNLSLETKKTAKNQWLQEVKMMGNTLSKQVYNNGKGYAIMQGMRMDLEDSMLKALQAEAYLFPEKNYLKKENLILSSIESINGEDAFVVKISDNKTNYYSVNSGLKIQEINTQEVNGQTISSTISYNDYRAVNGILIPYTISQNMGPQTITFTVTDVKVNTGVSDSDFN